Proteins co-encoded in one Jeotgalibacillus malaysiensis genomic window:
- a CDS encoding octanoyltransferase, translating into MRETWYFLDSGYGTPAFNMAMDEVLMNWHSEGKIPPVLRFYGWKPAGISVGFFQKVGGSIDLENAEKYGVELVRRQTGGRAVLHDDELTYSVLVSEDHPAMPKSIKEAYLVLSKGILEGYRALGIPAEFSIPEEKQKQAGSAVCFEEPSWYELMVDGKKAAGSAQTRKKGVILQHGSIPITMDVEKLFDLFIYPSEKVKERARRAFTSRAVAINDVLEKPVTFEEVNDAFREGFMKGLEIDLESFTPPEEMLREAAELEEKYKSEEWSYKREGRQKV; encoded by the coding sequence GAGAGAAACGTGGTATTTTCTTGATTCCGGATACGGCACGCCGGCATTTAATATGGCGATGGATGAGGTGCTGATGAATTGGCACAGTGAAGGAAAGATCCCGCCGGTGCTGAGGTTTTACGGGTGGAAGCCTGCCGGTATTTCAGTCGGCTTTTTTCAAAAAGTTGGTGGCAGTATAGATCTTGAAAACGCAGAGAAATACGGCGTTGAGCTTGTACGCAGACAGACTGGCGGTAGAGCGGTATTGCATGATGACGAGCTGACGTACAGTGTACTTGTCTCTGAAGATCATCCGGCTATGCCGAAATCAATTAAAGAGGCTTACCTTGTATTATCAAAAGGGATTCTTGAAGGCTACCGTGCGCTCGGGATTCCGGCTGAGTTTTCGATTCCTGAAGAAAAGCAGAAGCAGGCAGGATCAGCGGTCTGTTTTGAAGAGCCGTCATGGTATGAACTGATGGTTGATGGCAAAAAGGCAGCAGGCAGTGCGCAGACGCGTAAAAAAGGTGTCATTCTCCAGCACGGCTCTATCCCGATCACAATGGATGTAGAGAAGCTCTTTGACTTATTCATTTATCCAAGTGAAAAAGTAAAAGAGCGTGCACGGCGCGCTTTTACCAGCCGGGCTGTTGCAATCAATGATGTACTTGAAAAACCTGTCACATTTGAAGAAGTGAATGATGCATTTAGAGAAGGGTTCATGAAAGGGCTTGAGATTGACCTGGAATCTTTTACACCGCCAGAAGAGATGTTAAGAGAAGCAGCAGAGCTAGAAGAGAAGTATAAGAGTGAAGAATGGAGTTATAAGCGGGAAGGGAGACAGAAAGTATGA